ATGTCTTTCTAGTGCCTCTTTCCGAAGTAGTCTTCGTAGATGTACATTAACTCCTTTTCGAAGAGAGACCGCTTCAGGGCTACCGCCGTGGAACGTACCACCGGCAGGAGTTCCGCGGCCTGGTGCCGCGTCAGGTGGATGCCGAACTCGGCGAACTTGGCCCGGATGGCCGCCCCGCCGGAATGTTTCCCGATTACAATCTGGCGCTCCAGGCCGACCTCCTCGGGGGAGAAGGCCTCGTAGGTGCCCGGGTGCTTCAAGGCGCCGTCGGCGTGGATACCCGACTCGTGCGCGAACATATTCGAGCCGACGATGGCCTTCCAGGCCGGCAATTCCCGCCCGGAGGCGCGGGAAACATACTCGGCGGCCTCAACCAGCATCTCGGTCTTGAATTCGAGGTCATACTTGAAGAGATGCTTCAGTGCCATAACGATCTCCTCGAGCGGTGCGTTCCCCGCACGCTCCCCAAGGCCGCACACCGTAACCCCGATAAAGTTGGCCCCCGCCTTGACGCCGGCCAGGGCGTTGGCGGTAGCCATCCCGAAGTCGTTATGGGTATGCATCTCTACCTCGATCCCTACACGCTCGACGATTGTCTTAACGTTTTCGTAAGCTGTGAAGGGATCAAGGATGCCGACCGTGTCACAGTACCGCAGCCGGTCCGCTCCCGCC
The sequence above is a segment of the Thermoanaerobacterales bacterium genome. Coding sequences within it:
- the nifV gene encoding homocitrate synthase, yielding MEPGRKITIVDTTLRDGEQTAGVVFANHEKLRIAKILDELGVHQIEAGIPVMGGDEEKAIRAICQAGLKASIMGWNRPVIKDIEASIACGVDAVAVSISTSDIHIEHKLKSTREWVLEQMVQACEFAKKEGMYVSVNAEDASRSDMEFLLQFARAAKQAGADRLRYCDTVGILDPFTAYENVKTIVERVGIEVEMHTHNDFGMATANALAGVKAGANFIGVTVCGLGERAGNAPLEEIVMALKHLFKYDLEFKTEMLVEAAEYVSRASGRELPAWKAIVGSNMFAHESGIHADGALKHPGTYEAFSPEEVGLERQIVIGKHSGGAAIRAKFAEFGIHLTRHQAAELLPVVRSTAVALKRSLFEKELMYIYEDYFGKRH